From Solwaraspora sp. WMMD1047, the proteins below share one genomic window:
- a CDS encoding MerR family transcriptional regulator → MFSIGDFARLGRVSVRMLRHYDAIGLLVPAKVDQASGYRFYTAAQLGRLNRVIALKDLGFTLQQVRMIIDGQVDGGELRGMLRLRRAELADRMAADTARLAGVEARLRMIEREGQMSTEDVVLRAVPAVRVAELTAVAASYQGADIGPVIQPLYPEVLRRIEAAGVSPTGPSVAYYEPVAGSGEAVTVHAAVPVGVTTTTGYDFDVRDLPAIPTAATIVHRGSMDEADRSMQMLARWIEENGYRMVGFAREVCLEFDPDRPDRWVHELQLAVSRD, encoded by the coding sequence ATGTTCAGTATCGGAGACTTCGCCAGGCTCGGCCGGGTGTCGGTGCGGATGTTGCGGCATTACGACGCCATCGGCCTGCTCGTGCCGGCCAAGGTGGACCAGGCCAGTGGGTACCGCTTCTACACGGCCGCGCAGCTCGGTCGACTCAACCGGGTGATCGCGTTGAAGGATCTCGGCTTCACGCTCCAGCAGGTTCGGATGATCATCGACGGCCAGGTCGACGGTGGGGAACTGCGCGGCATGCTGCGGCTGCGGCGGGCCGAGCTGGCCGATCGGATGGCGGCGGACACCGCCCGGCTGGCCGGCGTCGAGGCGCGGCTCCGGATGATCGAAAGGGAGGGTCAGATGAGCACCGAGGACGTCGTACTCAGGGCGGTCCCCGCTGTCCGGGTGGCGGAACTGACGGCGGTGGCCGCGAGCTACCAGGGGGCCGACATCGGTCCGGTCATCCAGCCGCTCTATCCGGAGGTGCTCCGCCGGATCGAGGCCGCGGGGGTGTCGCCGACCGGGCCGAGCGTCGCCTACTACGAACCGGTCGCCGGCTCGGGGGAGGCGGTGACCGTGCACGCGGCGGTGCCGGTCGGCGTCACCACGACGACCGGGTACGACTTCGACGTACGGGATCTGCCGGCGATCCCGACCGCGGCCACCATCGTGCACCGCGGCTCGATGGACGAGGCGGACCGCAGCATGCAGATGCTGGCCCGGTGGATCGAGGAGAACGGGTACCGGATGGTCGGCTTCGCGCGTGAGGTGTGCCTGGAGTTCGATCCGGACCGGCCGGACCGTTGGGTGCACGAGTTGCAGCTGGCCGTCAGTCGGGACTGA
- a CDS encoding SigB/SigF/SigG family RNA polymerase sigma factor has translation MTASTTTEQTTAPAATTADVELDPKALSDSATDLLQAMAALPATHPSRAALRAKAIEAWLPLAQHLAHRYSGRGEPSDDLVQTASVGLIKAVDKFDPTRGVDFAGYAIPTIIGELKRHFRDRTWDIRVPRRLQELRLSISEANSSLLQTLGRSPTVADIAAHLKLTEEEVLEGLEGARAYNAVSLSTPTGDGERATELGDMLGGEDGEFELAELRVALGPALASLDEREQKILTLRFYGNLTQSQIADQIGVSQMHVSRLLARALTKLRGQLGDSY, from the coding sequence ATGACCGCGTCAACCACCACTGAGCAGACCACAGCTCCGGCGGCCACCACAGCCGACGTCGAGCTCGACCCGAAGGCGCTCTCCGACAGCGCCACCGACCTGCTCCAGGCGATGGCGGCCCTGCCGGCCACGCACCCGTCGCGGGCTGCCCTGCGGGCCAAGGCCATCGAGGCGTGGCTCCCGCTCGCCCAGCACCTCGCGCACCGCTACAGCGGCCGCGGCGAGCCCAGCGACGACCTGGTGCAGACCGCGTCCGTCGGGCTCATCAAGGCGGTCGACAAGTTCGACCCGACGCGCGGCGTCGACTTCGCCGGCTACGCGATCCCGACCATCATCGGCGAGCTCAAGCGCCACTTCCGCGACCGCACCTGGGACATCCGCGTGCCGCGCCGGCTGCAGGAGCTGCGGCTGAGCATCTCCGAGGCGAACAGCAGCCTGCTGCAGACCCTCGGCCGCTCGCCGACGGTCGCCGACATCGCCGCGCACCTCAAGCTCACCGAGGAAGAGGTGCTGGAGGGCCTGGAGGGTGCCCGCGCCTACAACGCGGTTTCGCTCTCCACCCCGACCGGGGACGGCGAGCGGGCCACCGAACTCGGCGACATGCTCGGCGGCGAGGACGGCGAGTTCGAGCTCGCCGAGCTGCGGGTGGCGCTCGGGCCGGCCCTGGCCAGCCTCGACGAGCGCGAGCAGAAGATCCTCACCCTGCGGTTCTACGGCAACCTGACCCAGTCGCAGATCGCCGACCAGATCGGCGTCTCCCAGATGCACGTGTCGCGGCTGCTGGCCCGGGCGCTGACCAAGCTGCGCGGTCAGCTCGGCGACTCCTACTGA